The DNA region CAAAAGGTTGCACTGTTTGTTTGACATATGGAACGTGCCTATGATCAATGAGGACTCATCGCAGCAAAAAAGTTTGCTTAAGTAATATGGGGGCATAATATCGATCCATACACAAAGGCGGTCACAAACACGATTGATGAGGTCGACTACTCATCATGTGGGCCAAAGACCACTCAATATCCCATATTTGAAAGAGATGAGGATCTTGGTGCGTTTATAAGACCCAAGAGCACCCCTCCCATCGAAGAGACACATTTTGTGTAAAGGGCGCAAAAATGTGCAGATTACACACAAAGTGAGACGATACCTCTTAGTCGAACTTTCCGCCCACTTTGGGAATCTTGGACACACATGATGAGCCCACCTAATTAATGATCGATAACATGACTATGAGAGATAATATATAGGAATTGTGAAAATGAACTTGACACTTACTAGAAAAATGACAAAGGTTTGTTGATACTTCCTTGAAGAGGGATTGCCAGGAGCAGTCCATTTGCACCCATAAAATTTGCTGGCAAGGGGGAATGCGCAATTCCTTTGACTAAAAATATAATCAGACCAAAGTTTCGGGAATACGGATTTAGTAGGTAGGAAGAGGGCGTTACCCGCAGCATATAGACAAGAAAATTACCAAACAAAatactgaaaaaataaaataacataaaaagaCAACATTGCCTTCGAAAGGTTATCGCCTTgaacaatttttattaatagatATTATATGAATATCCGTACGTATTTTATATGGAAATGTCAAataaatcttttaatttttttgatggATAAATGTTGTAAATCTTATGGTCTAGAGAATAttacttatttaattttttttattttaacttcATATACTTATctaactttttcttttatttcatttaatttcatatatatttttattggaaaaagACTTTGTAGATGGAGAATTCAATATTAATTAGGTAACGATGAGTGAGGACTAGATTTTcgttttcccatttttttttactttgtttTGGTCTATATAGGTAGTAATCCACCTACCATCAGGGGTGATAACTTAGGCTGCGTTTGatttgttagtgtgattttaaaatcatgattttgattttgattttgattttgattttgattgtggaaaaagacaaatgagatggtattataaatttgacttgggaaacgtgtatttttgttgtgtagtgaattgagttaaaatcaaaatcataattctaaaatcagtCTAACTTTTCAAACTCAGTCTTAATGATTTCAAGTTCACTCCCATGTGACATGGAGACCCCCAAGTCTCGAATTCAAATCTCCCAATGACATATGTTAGGGTGGGCTCTTTGACTTGGACTTAGGGTCATCTCAGACTCCTGTAAATTATACTAGGCCCCTGTTGGTTCTACGTTGACGGAACTAGTACTTATGATGGTTGTTCAGTTTGTGCTACGCTTACGGGGCCAGTACTTGCACTGATTGTTCAGTTTGTCTGATATGTTCACAGCTGAACACGAGAATCCGAAAATTGCGTAGTGGAAGGCGGAAATATTGTCATCTGCCCACCATTTtaactatataaaaaaaaaaaggtagtAATCTGCCCGTGCAGCTACTGAGTCTGGTTTTGACCTATTGTTTTGGGCTATTCTTTGGGCGGGTGTTCTTCTATGTATAATCTTATCTCATTAATGGAATTAccacttatccaaaaataatatctattaAATTCCAACGACGTTACAGCGTGAGAGAAGacgattttaattttgatgagGCAACGGCGTAATATGCCGGCTCGAGAGTTtgttattacatatatataaatccaGTGTAgaacaattaaaattttcatgtatATACACACGTTTTGTACTTCAGGTTATGAATATCATATCTTTTTTCGATAAGCAAATGGCCTAATACAAGAATAGTAAAAGTTAACTAAAGGGATTCCGATGTCCCACCGTTGAGAATTGAATCCAAGATTTTATGGTTTCGCATAATATGCCACTACATCAAGTCTCCTTTCTTAATGATTATGACGATATGTTGAGTCTAATTCTCAAGGAAATTCTTAATGATTATGATGATATGTTGAGTTTAATTCTCAAGGAAATTAGGTTAATGTATACACAAATTCTTTCCCCGCTCTCCTTTCATTGACGACATAGATTTCCAATATAACAAGGAAAAATTGAGGATTTGCGTTCCCCTCCTACcgtgaaaattttctttatatagcGTATGGGTCCTACAACGATCTGGATATGAaagtaatatgtatatataataatgtataccccaaattaattaatgcagTCCAATGAATTAGTATTCTTCAGCGGCATTGCAAGATAATATAATAACTTCGGATGCGGGGATCGTGGTCCAATCacactttatatatatatatatatttgatctTATCCTCAAAATGTTTTCGACTAGTATGTTCGCATTCAATTAATCGGATCGTGTATTTATTGTACGTTACGCATATCTACTTCTTCGATTAGAACTTTtgaactgatgagtttctccTTTCCTTCAAATAGATTCTGGAAGTCGATCTTGTAAATGGATCTTTCTCCTGCGCACATCAGATGAGCAGCTCGGTACGAAAAACTGTCAAATTGGACCTTAACCCAATGTTGAGGTTATTTAGTAAATTAACTCATCCTAAAGAAAAATTGTTCGATAGCATCTACATATCCCGAACTACGGTTGATCATCTTTAATCTATGTTGACCGACGGCATTGCTCGTTAATTTCTTGATGAGAATTCCAAATATATGATGCCGAAAACTATCTGCCATGAGCACTCCTTTTACCGGGGAAAGTGCTATCCTACGACTATCAGCAAACGTAagggctttttttttaaaaaaaataaaaaaattaccgAAGATATTACCTTGCAATGGGATGGAACACTTGAAATTATTCGCTCTCTTAATAAgtgtattttttgaaattggaaCTTGTATTATTCTCTTTACAGAGTTGACCTTATACATCTCGGGCATTTCTAACCCGAAAGGCATTTAGCAGATGCCGTTAGATGCTTTTAGTTTCAacaaattttatcattttcctaTATATCTACTTCGAAGTTTAACTTTTCAAAATCGACCCCTCATAATTAGAACGAGTTGCAACTTATGTTCTAAAATTGAATTGTGACGATTAGCGGCATCCTACTTCATGTTACTTTGGCATATTAATTGCCATACCCAAATCGAACCCTATTCAGTTGCCAAAAAGTACCACCGTCTCGActgttaaattaaatttttatgcCATTAAACTCCCTTCACGTTAGACTATAGTATACCTTAATTAGTAGGTTATTCTTTGGCTCTAATTGATTACAGGCTTATTTAGGCCAATCCAAGAGCTTTCTTTCACTTATaatcagtttttttttcctccttcaTCTTCCGAAATTGTGCAAAAATATGATCTTCCCGATCTCTTAATATAGAGTTTAGTAAATCAAGTTTCTTATGAGGATTCAATTACACGAATAGAGAATGAAAGTACAAGGGCTTATTAAACTACATCGACTGAAGTAGGATGAGTTAATTTACCAAATAAGATAGGTTACCAAGGCCAGTTGCCAGTCGTATTCTAAATATGAGGGGAGAATTACAACTCGTACTAAACTTTGGGGGTTTAACTGCTCAAACTCAAGCTTCGAGGGCAACCATTTCTTCTTGTAGCCAACGACGTGTCGTTTTACCAATTCGGGAAGTCAAAAGGGTCAGCGAGACGACAGCGGCAAGTAAAGCAACCGTTTTTTAAAGTGCAGGCAGGcctccttctctctccctccggtcttcttcttcttcttcccctgaCACCTAACCGTCGTCGGAAGTCTGTTAGTTGAAACCAGGggctagagagagaaagtgagCTGTGGAGGAGATGAAGTAAGAGCAGCCCGCGAAACCCACTTAATtattcccttctctctctctctataccTTCTTGTCAAATCTGCTACTTCCCCTTCATCAATCCACCAAAAAAATGAACCCTTTTACCATTTCTTTCCCTGTGCTTGATCGGCCGACTCCCCCATTCATCAGCACTATCATATATGTCTCTCTCTATATGATCAGAACAGCTTCCCCCGACAGTTGGTTCTTCTTGCTCTTATGGGAAGACCCAAAAACTCCCTCCTCCCCTCCCACAATAACACCAATCTCGGCTTAGCCGAATCCTCCAACGGCATCCGCCACCACCTCGTCGACCACCCTTCACGGGATGTCGAGAACGGGGAGGCCGGGTTCCTCGGTTCGGTGTTCGGGTTCTTGCGCCAGTTCATGTCCAGAGGTGCCGTCCATGACTTTTTGGCTTCGAGATTGGTTCTGTATTTCCGGGCATCAGGATTGGAGTTCTGGGTGGTTCGCTGACAATGTGTTTTTGTGATCTTCCTGGGGTTTTTCAGGGAAGATCGATGGGGGTTCGAGGTCGGAGGCGGAGGAGAAAGTCTACTCGTGGCTGTATGCCCTGGCAAAGTCGAATAGAGACTTGGTGTTCGAGTATGTTCAGTCAACAGAAAGGGGTAAGTTAGATGTTTGTCAAGTTGTACCAATGTGGAATGAATATCTTGAGAGTTGGTCGGTTGATTTTCGGTAGTGGCACCTGGGATCCGGTTATAGGACAACTACCACTGTCACCCGATGGGGCAATGAATCTGTTCGATGAAGTGCCTATATTAGGTCGTCCTTTTCATTGGGGTAATGCAATGAATGCAAACCTATGAGGGCAAAGGCTTGAGTTTGTGAAATTAGGCAGGCCCTTATGAAGAGATTATGACGTTACATGAGGTTGTTCTTTGAAATCTGAGAATCAAAGGAAATCACATCCTTAAACCTCTAGCTGATGCCATAACTGTACATTTTTACCTGAGGATACTAATATAGCCTCGACTGTTTTGATGCTTTGGACCAGGCCTGAGTTTCGCTGAAGCAGAGAGGAGATTGAAAGAAAATGGCCCCAATGCACCTCTTGACAACACTTTTCTCAGCTGGTGGCATCTTCTGTGGAGTGCATTCTTCCACCCATTCAACATAATCCTGATTGTCTTGTCAGTGCTTTCGTACATAACTAGCGATAACCCGAATGGGTGCATTATGCTCGTACTTGTATTCATAAGTGTGTCCCTTCGATTCTATCAGGTAATTGGTATTTCTACTCTGACATATCCTAGTGAATCGGTAATATCTAcgattttcattatttaaaaaatgggCCTGTACTGATTTCTATCAGGAATACAGCAGTTCAAAAGCAGCTATGAAACTCTCGGAATTTGTAAGATGCCCCATTAAAGTTCAGAGATGTGCTGGCAGAGTAGTTCAGACAGAATTAGTGGTTCAAGTTGATCAGAAGGACATTGTTCCTGGAGATATCGTGATTTTTGAACCAGGGGATCTTTTTCCTGGCGATGTGAGGCTATTATCTTCAACGCACCTTGTTGTGAGGTATGTATAGTGAATGCAGAATTTTGTGCAAGATGGATAAAGGAGAAATtctagtttcttagttttctttctTGTGTTGCTCTTTACGGCTAATATTGAAACTATGTCTGTTTATCCCACAGCCAGGCCTCCTTAACAGGGGAGTCCGTAACAACGGAGAAAACAGCTGATATACAAGAAGACGACAGTACCCCCTTGCTCGATTTAAGGAATATCTGCTTCATGGTATGACTTATTCAGTGAGTTTCAACTTTCAAAAACGTCCTCTTTTAAACTAGTTCAGAAATTAGCAGCAGCTGTCCCAATTCAGTTCCCTTATCCTGCCTTTTGGATAGTGTGCATGTTGTTAAAGTAGGCTGAGCAACATTATAAGCACCGCGCCATTTTGGCTAATGTAAACTAAGTATATCCTTCCATGGCATCAGAGAGTTGGTTTTGCTTTTGACTTtgtaacttttattttgtttattcttGTTTCTCCCTTAAGTTATTTGAGAATGCCCTGACTGACACATCAGATGGACTGCCAGCACCTCTTGACCTATATGGCTACATTATCATATACCTTCATAAACTTGTTCAAGCTTTTAGCATAAACGGAAGCATAACACATATAAATGCTGCACAGTTTGGTTAATCATGTCACAAGGCTATCCAGCAGGATTGTTACCCAACATTTATGTGTTCTGAGTCTTTGAATTGCTTATGATACTTTCTATGGTGGCAACTTCTTATGTGACTTCTTTGCTGAAAGTTAAGAAGCTGAGACTTTAATTTAATCCGGTATAGGGAACAAACGTGGTATCTGGTTGTGGGACCGGCTTAGTTGTTTCAACCGGGTCCAAGACTTACATGAGCACAGTGTTCTCAAGCCTTGGAAAGCAAAAACCTCCAAACGACTTCGAGAAGGGTGTCAGGCGAATATCTTATGTCCTTGTTGGGGTCATGTTAGTAGTCGTCACTATTATCATCTTGACCGTATTTTTAACATCACGCAACCTAAGTGAGAGCTTCCTGTTCGGGATCTCAGTTGCATGTGCCCTCACCCCTCAGATGCTTCCCCTCATCGTCAACACATGCCTTGCTAAAGGGGCGCTTGCTATGGCGAAGGATCGGTGCGTGGTAAAAAGCTTGACTGCAATAAGAGATATGGGATCCATGTAAGCTTGATACTACGCTATTAATGAgatatattatcttttttagGACAAATGCATGAACACCGTCAAGAATATAATCATTAACTGATAAAACTGTTTACATAAACTGTGAGAGACTCCTGGCTAATCATGGAACACCCCATAAAAACATGGAGCCAGATAAAACCTGACCACATTACATCATGGGATGCATCAAGTCCGCCATCTGGTCGATTTCTTTGAACATCTGGAACTGATAATTTAcagtttttcattttatagTTCTGGATCTGTTTGGAtagtttttattaaatttctcGCTTTTCTTTTGCTTGTTCTTTAGGGATATTTTGTGTATCGACAAGACTGGTACACTCACCATGAACCAGGCAATAATGGTAGACCATCTCGACAGTTGGGGTACTCAAAGGGAAGAGGTCTTACGGTTTGCATTTCTAAACTCTTATTTTAAGATGGAGCAGAAGTATCCGCTTGATGATGCAATATTGGCACACGTCTACACAAATGGGTTCAGGTTCCAGCCTTCCAAGTGGGCAAAAGTAAATGAGATCCCCTTCGATTTCATAAGAAGAAGGGTATCAGTCATCATAGAAACAGAATCTGCTGCAACAGGGAGGAATAAGAAATCTCTCGAGAGGTTCATGGTAACTAAAGGTGCGCTTGAAGAAGTGTTGAAAGTCTGTTCATATATTGATAGTTTCGATAATGGTGGGATTATTCCATTTTCTTTCGAAGAGTGCCAGCGGATTCTAAATTTGAGTGAAGAAATAAGCAATGAGGGACTACGCATTATAGGAGTTGCAATAAAGAAAATAGCTATGGTACGTATCaaaattctctctcttcttagTGAGATAACAGTATGACTGTCCATTTAGTATTTAACAATGCTGAGGAGTCGGTTTGCTTTCTTTATTTCAGCAGCCAAACAATAAAAGGAAGAATGAGGATGGGACCGTAGACTCTGAGTCGGACATGGTGTTCCTTGGCCTAATCACATTCTACGACCCACCCAAGGACACCGCCAAGCAAGCACTATGGCGGTTAGCTGAGAAGGGTGTGAAGGCCAAAGTGTTGACTGGCGACTCCCTCTCCCTCGCGATAAAGGTCTGCAGGGAAGTCGGGATCAGGACAACCCATGTGATCACTGGTCCAGAGCTTGAGCTCATGGACCAAGAGTCCTTCCATGAGACGGTCCATCGTGCCACAGTACTTGCCCGCCTCACCCCGTCCCAGAAGCTCCGTGTTGTGCAGTCCCTGCAAATGGTTGGGAACCACATTGTTGGCTTTTTGGGGGATGGGATTAATGACTCCCTAGCCCTTGACGCAGCGAATGTGGGCATCTCTGTCGACTCTGGAGCCTCCGTAGCCAAGGACTTATCTGACATCATATTGCTTGAGAAGGACCTTAACGTGCTGGTCACGGGGGTAGAACGGGGACGGGCAACGTTTGGAAACACCATGAAGTACATAAAATTGTCCGTGATTGCGAATGTTGGGAGTGTCCTGTCCCTCCTGATTGCAACCTTGTTCCTCCAGTTTGAGCCCCTAACGCCAAGGCAGCTTCTCGCCCAAAATTTTCTGTACAGCATCGGTCAGATTGCAATCCCATGGGACAAGATGGAGGAGGACTACATCAAGAAACCGCAGAAGTGGTCACAGAAGGACCTCCCGATCTTCATACTGTGGAACGGACCGCTCTGCACACTGTGCGATGTGGCGACCCTCATGTTCCTCTGGTTCTATTACAATGCTGACCAGGTCTCCCAGGACGTCTTCTTTCGATCGGGTTGGTTCATCGAGGGCCTCCTGATGCAAACTTTAATCATCCACTTGATCCGAACTGAGAAAATCCCCTTTATCCAGGAGGTAGCTGCCTGGCCCGTGATTCTGTCCACGGTGGTGATTTCCTCAATCGGGATAGCGATCCAATTTACAATTATAGGGAGTGTGATGGGGTTTGGCACGGTCCCGTTGTCGTATTTCGGATTCTTGGTCGTGTTATTTTTGGGATATTTTACGATAGGGCAGGTGATCAAGAGGCTTTACATCCTCGTATACAAAAGGTGGCTATAGTATTTCTTTGGACCAATGAAGTCCCTGGGGAAGTCAGTACAGTTAACGATTTTGTTCTCCAGTTGTACATCGACTACGAGTTTGGGCTCAAATTTGTCGACAATTTTGGGTTCTTTCAGGTAGATTCATCAACACATTTTCGTAGGATGTTTGCTAGAGTTCACATTTGTTATTGCAAATAATGCATTTGCATTTGTGCAGAATAAAACGGAGCATAGATTCtgtcttcttcaactctgtcAGGAGCTAACTCCGATCCATTTTGTCCGAAATTACATGCACTCCACATCTCAACAGGAACAAGAAATATTTGTAGCTTTTTTTCCGGTACGGACGCGGGAGGGTTATGGAGGATTATTACGTTGTTTAATAAAATACCTTTCTGACTCGGGATCCAAGCAAACTCTTATTGAAAACTCGAGTTGAGTTCTACCATAAACTTTAAGGGATAATTGCACTATATAGTCTAACGTTTGaaggaatttttatttctaacccaaacttgattttttacttgaGATATCTCAACGTTAACGTATTTGTTTAACATCTAGCCCGATGCTAACTTTtcgtccaaaattgacggaattgcacacgtggcacTTTAATATTGTATgtgttacaaaattaacgtgccacgtgtgcaattccgtcaattttggacgaAAAGTTAATGTCGGGCTATATATGAAACCAACACGTAAACGTTGAGATatatcaggtaaataattaaatttggataaaaattaagaattctTTCAAATATTAGACTATATAACGCAATTAACTCAAACTTTGAAATGCTAGCCACGTGCATGTCCTGGGAAAGCACGATCGACTTTTTCCGATCCCGTGAACTGACTCACCAACCCTTGAGGAAAGGCTTTGGGACAAAAGTGTCCTTTTTTGTGAAGAAAAGAACTGGCCGTATTAGAAGTAAACGTCAATGGGGTTTGGTGGGCTTACAGATCGACCTTTCACGTTGCCTCCAGCTCCGTCACGATTGACTTACAATATAAAGCAACCCTATATAGGAtttagatttatttttttttaactcaacaatCAATGATTTTTCATTGAAAATAATAACGAGTACAAGATAAAACGTACAAgagaatattataataatagaaaaatacaGCACATCATCGTGAGCACTacaaaggaaaaagtaaaggATGAAACACACAGTGTCAAAAGCCTACTAGAGGTCGAAAGCCTTCACAAGATTTAAAATCCTGTTTGGATTTTCAAACACTTAatcttaattttaactttaactttaactttaactcaacaaattacataacaaaaatacatatttctcaagtcaaaaattttaactttaactttaactcaacacactatacaacaaaaacacactttttccaagtcaaatttataatcacatctcatttgtcatttttcacaatcaaaatcaaaatcaaaattaaagttatttttaactctgaatccaaacacacCATAAATGTTTGCCGGGGAATTGCTAGAGGTCAACGTAAGCATTACTTCAAAATTCAGTGTTGAATATATGCACTAAGCCAAGCCATTTTTTACCTAGGTTTCGTAACgatcttatttttttagttataaCAGACACTCATGAacctagtataatgaaatgaaaattctaatagctaataaaaaaGTACACATAATTCCGCTATGAGAATCAAACTTGCATAGTCCTCATTGATATGCGAGGGAGTACGCTTTATTAAGTACTTATATTGGTCGTGGAGTCAACTATATTTATAACTGAGTACTGAACCATCTTTTTTAGGTTATAAGCAACTGAAGTGCATATGCATCCTTCTCTAAGTGCGATAATAGGGAATCAAGGAAAAATGACACCATACATCAcaatttgagaaataattttaccccacatcatattttcaaaaaatttcacgATACatcacgattttttttttaattttcgcCGCATATCATATCGTTACTTTTCTGTCTAAAATTGGATTGAATAGTAATGTTATGACATTTTTAGGGACACTATTACGCAAAAGAAAACTTGAGGGAtttaaacaaaattaaatgaaaaatgtttaaaaaaaacaaaaaagaaaaggaatggGCTGATCGGAAGGGGAGGTCGTGGGGCCTCGCCAGCCACGGCACCCCTGCCGGCAATTGACCCCCAATTGGGGTCGCCGTCTGGCTCAGACCAGGCCGGCGACCCCAATTGGGGGTTGACTGATGGCGAGGGTGCCGGGTGGTCGGCGGGGCCCCACgacctcccccccccccccccccaaatcagccctttccttttcccttttttatttaaacatttttcatttaattttgtttaaaTCCCTCAAGTTTTTTTTATGCAATAGTGTCTCTAAAAATGTCGTAATGTTACCATTCAATCCAATTTTGCATGGAAAAGTAACAATATGATATGcagtgaaaatttaaaaaaaatcgtaatatgtcatgaaaatttttgaaagtATGATGTGGGGTGAAATTGTTTATCAAAGTATGATGTATGGTGCCATtttcccatatatatatatatgtatatatatatatatataagaagtcTATGATTTAGTACAAGAATAAAATAGCAAAGTTAAATAAAGGGACACGAAAGTCCCACTAACGATGATCGAATCCGAAACCTCATGATTCCGGCCAGCGACTTGTGCCGCTACACCAAATTCCCTTCATCGGAATCCACTATTTGTATATGGGTCGATTCCAATGTAAAAGGGCTTTCAACTGGTCCCGGGGAGCACACACAAACTTCTGAATTTGAGCTCGTATAgatagggaaaaaaattacataataaaaGAAGAGAACTCAATATATATCTTGAAAAATCTAACATTGTCAAGTTTaagcataaaaaattaaaaagaaaaattctaacTATGGCAGGATGAATTTTTATCTTCAACATTATCAAGATTCATATGGTGTTATATTGTGTCTTATATTAAGAGTTACATACACAAAATTGGAGAACCCTAAAATTCTATAAAAGTTTATGTGTGAGAAAAAACCAAAAGTTAAAGAACTCACCTCCAGAAGTCTAACTGTAGATGTACTAACATTAACTCGTGTGCGtgtaaaaattgaagaattaTAGTGACAACAATATTTGTAAGATAAGATTGATCATAGTTTATATGTGATACATCCACTATTTATAGCATATCGTATAAAATACAATATAGATAATACATCATATCTCtatctgtaaaaaaaaaaaagacatgatCTGATTTgacttataaaaataaatatataatacatcatATCTAAGAAAATATGACCTaagttgcattttttttttaaaagcaaATATGATCTTAcattatttgttttatttggATCTTTTCATAAAATCTTGTATCTTATATTTTATACTATTCGAGTGAAAGttcaattttgtaattacCAATTTATTTATAGGATGTGTTTGAAAAGTTGAAAGTACCCTTATTTTTCTAATAcataattttaagaaattcaaaaaggagaaaaataatgattgatcctatatctatatataaaaaacaaaaaaacaaaaaaaatcatttttctaaggaatttatatatgttttaaaagataaaaagttTGTTTTTCTAAGAAACGCTCAATACCCAAGAAGTTAACGACCGgtcctaaatatatatatgtatatattttaaaaaattaaaaaaaatcaatgtgTAATCTAAAAAAAGGCCAAAATAACGAGAAAATAAGGAATGATCCtacaaatctatatctacatattttaaaatcgtaaaatttaaaaagaaattatcttTTAAAGAAAGctcaaaaaatcgagaaaatcaTGAACAAccccacaaatctatattttatattttaaaaattcaaaaaaacgaaaaacaactcaaaaaatacagaaaattaCATTCAGCAGTGGATCATTATATGGCCATCTGATTGAGCCCACCATATActtactttcatatatatatatatactagtcgtAGTGCCCGTGTGTTATACGGGAAAGAACATGATTcgtttatattttaattatacaaaatattgttataagttgttaaaaataatattttaaaagcaATAACAATATAGTATATTACTATTATACATGTAAGACTaatgataatattattttacaaGTAAGATAACGAAAAAAATTAGTACATTAGTACAAATGAAAgagataaaaaattgaaaaactcaTGTCTGCAAATTTGAGATGAGATGCATAAAACGAATTCCAACCAGGTTACATCATGGTAATACATCGTATCTCACATTAACTATATACATAAATTGGAgaatcaaaaaattttacaaaagtCTACATGTTAGAAAAGCAAATAATGGAAGAACTCACATTCATGTCTAATGGAAGGCGTACCAAAATAAGGCTGTGTGCATACGAAAAATCGAAGAACTCGCATCTAGTGGTGGTAATATCTTTCATAGCCAAATCGGTATGtccactatttatatatagataacacatcatatttatatctataaaagaatatatgatctgatttactttttgaaaaacaaatatGATCTTTCGTGATTTGTTTTATAGAgatcttttcataaaatatctttaattatgaaagtaaaaaattgaaaaataacaattgttctcataaatttatatttatatttatatctatatgtttaaaaaaattaagaacttCGTCTTCTAAAAAGTTATAAAcatcaagaaaataatgacaatctcacaaatatatatttatatatataaaagcttttaaaaataaaaattaaaaaattcctTTTATAAAAAAGCTAAAAAATCAAGAATAATGACTAAttccacaaatctatatttatatagttttaaatttaaaattttaaaaattggaaaaatctttttcaaagaaagctaaaaaaagagaaaataatgattggtCCCACAAA from Punica granatum isolate Tunisia-2019 chromosome 3, ASM765513v2, whole genome shotgun sequence includes:
- the LOC116200138 gene encoding uncharacterized protein LOC116200138 isoform X3 — protein: MKLSEFVRCPIKVQRCAGRVVQTELVVQVDQKDIVPGDIVIFEPGDLFPGDVRLLSSTHLVVSQASLTGESVTTEKTADIQEDDSTPLLDLRNICFMGTNVVSGCGTGLVVSTGSKTYMSTVFSSLGKQKPPNDFEKGVRRISYVLVGVMLVVVTIIILTVFLTSRNLSESFLFGISVACALTPQMLPLIVNTCLAKGALAMAKDRCVVKSLTAIRDMGSMDILCIDKTGTLTMNQAIMVDHLDSWGTQREEVLRFAFLNSYFKMEQKYPLDDAILAHVYTNGFRFQPSKWAKVNEIPFDFIRRRVSVIIETESAATGRNKKSLERFMVTKGALEEVLKVCSYIDSFDNGGIIPFSFEECQRILNLSEEISNEGLRIIGVAIKKIAMQPNNKRKNEDGTVDSESDMVFLGLITFYDPPKDTAKQALWRLAEKGVKAKVLTGDSLSLAIKVCREVGIRTTHVITGPELELMDQESFHETVHRATVLARLTPSQKLRVVQSLQMVGNHIVGFLGDGINDSLALDAANVGISVDSGASVAKDLSDIILLEKDLNVLVTGVERGRATFGNTMKYIKLSVIANVGSVLSLLIATLFLQFEPLTPRQLLAQNFLYSIGQIAIPWDKMEEDYIKKPQKWSQKDLPIFILWNGPLCTLCDVATLMFLWFYYNADQVSQDVFFRSGWFIEGLLMQTLIIHLIRTEKIPFIQEVAAWPVILSTVVISSIGIAIQFTIIGSVMGFGTVPLSYFGFLVVLFLGYFTIGQVIKRLYILVYKRWL